In Picosynechococcus sp. PCC 7002, the following are encoded in one genomic region:
- the cobU gene encoding bifunctional adenosylcobinamide kinase/adenosylcobinamide-phosphate guanylyltransferase: protein MGQTILVTGAVRSGKSEWAEHLALQSQRPVTYIATATENPDDPEWMARIQHHRDRRPKNWGFMGESVHLTEAMRRIPEDHCILVDSLGLWVANHLETEPAPWYQLTTAFLEAIKSSPRMLILVAEETGWGLVPTYPLGRLFRDRLGRLIREVGLVSDQVYLLVGGHALDIKTLGHPLPPVKMPLS, encoded by the coding sequence ATGGGCCAAACCATCCTCGTTACGGGCGCTGTCCGCTCCGGCAAAAGTGAATGGGCCGAACACCTTGCACTCCAGTCCCAACGCCCCGTCACCTATATTGCGACGGCCACTGAAAATCCTGACGATCCCGAATGGATGGCCCGGATCCAACACCACCGCGATCGCCGCCCGAAAAATTGGGGATTTATGGGTGAGTCAGTCCATCTAACCGAAGCGATGCGACGTATCCCCGAAGACCACTGCATCCTTGTAGATTCCCTCGGTCTGTGGGTGGCCAATCATTTAGAAACAGAGCCTGCTCCTTGGTACCAGCTCACCACAGCATTTTTGGAGGCGATTAAAAGTTCCCCACGGATGCTAATTCTCGTCGCCGAAGAAACGGGTTGGGGCCTCGTCCCCACTTACCCATTAGGACGCTTATTTCGCGATCGCCTGGGCCGTTTAATCCGCGAAGTGGGCCTCGTTTCCGATCAAGTCTATTTATTGGTGGGTGGCCATGCCTTGGATATCAAAACCCTAGGACATCCCTTGCCTCCGGTAAAAATGCCCCTCAGCTGA
- the gatC gene encoding Asp-tRNA(Asn)/Glu-tRNA(Gln) amidotransferase subunit GatC: MIDLEQVRKVAHLARLELTPEEEQRLPSQLSAILDYVEQLSELDTDNVEPTTRAIDVSNITRTDEQKTFGDCQLLLDNAPDREDDYFRVPKILGESE; encoded by the coding sequence ATGATTGATCTTGAACAGGTTCGCAAGGTTGCCCATTTAGCACGTTTGGAATTGACGCCGGAAGAGGAACAGCGTCTACCCTCCCAACTCAGCGCGATTTTAGACTATGTCGAACAACTCAGTGAACTGGACACGGACAATGTAGAACCGACTACTAGGGCGATTGATGTGAGTAATATCACCCGTACCGATGAGCAAAAAACCTTTGGCGATTGCCAACTTTTACTTGATAATGCCCCAGACCGCGAAGATGATTATTTCCGAGTCCCCAAGATCCTTGGCGAAAGCGAATAA
- a CDS encoding M48 family metallopeptidase — MLHRRKNRWMYGLLACIVAISVNLATPTVSQAGFFENLLRGVLIWGVQSYQISNLSDAQEQDFGQQIHNELTRSGQVKLYQNQRVVSYINEIGQRLARQSTRPNLNYKFFVVEDDSVNAFATMGGYNYINTGLIKTAANEAELASVIGHEIGHIAAKHSLEQMRMQARNQGILAATGLDSNQIVQLGVAIAVDYPNSRSDETEADDLGFNMLTRVGYAPEAMASFMKKLMAANSGGGRPPEFLSTHPATNDRIVRLQNKAARYSGNPQGSLYAEGLNQQRYRSRLSPLL, encoded by the coding sequence ATGTTGCATCGTCGAAAAAACCGCTGGATGTATGGCCTATTAGCCTGCATTGTCGCGATCAGCGTCAACCTTGCGACACCCACCGTTAGCCAGGCGGGTTTTTTTGAAAATCTTTTGCGGGGCGTTTTAATCTGGGGGGTGCAGAGTTATCAAATTTCCAATCTCTCGGATGCCCAGGAACAGGACTTTGGTCAACAAATTCACAATGAACTGACCCGTTCCGGCCAGGTTAAACTCTATCAAAACCAGCGGGTTGTGAGCTACATCAACGAAATTGGCCAACGTTTAGCGCGCCAAAGCACACGCCCAAATTTAAATTACAAATTCTTTGTCGTCGAAGATGACAGCGTGAATGCCTTTGCCACCATGGGAGGCTACAACTACATCAACACAGGGCTAATTAAAACCGCCGCTAATGAGGCAGAGCTTGCTAGTGTGATTGGCCATGAAATTGGTCACATTGCGGCGAAACATTCCCTAGAACAGATGAGAATGCAGGCCCGGAACCAGGGGATTTTGGCGGCGACGGGCTTGGATAGTAATCAGATTGTCCAATTGGGGGTGGCGATCGCCGTTGATTATCCCAACAGTCGCAGTGACGAAACGGAAGCGGATGATCTTGGGTTTAATATGTTGACCCGGGTCGGCTATGCCCCAGAGGCGATGGCTTCATTTATGAAAAAGTTGATGGCAGCCAACAGTGGTGGTGGTCGTCCCCCTGAATTTTTGAGTACCCACCCAGCCACCAATGATCGAATTGTGCGACTCCAAAATAAAGCCGCCCGTTATTCGGGGAATCCCCAAGGTTCGCTCTATGCGGAGGGGTTAAATCAGCAACGTTATCGGAGTCGTCTGTCGCCCCTGCTCTAA
- a CDS encoding photosystem I assembly protein Ycf3: MPRTQRNDNFIDKSFTVMADIILKILPTNNRSKEAFAYYRDGMSAQADGEYSEALENYEEALRLEDDPNDRSYILYNMGLIYASNGDHHKALELYHEAIDLNPRMPQALNNIAVVYHYQGEKAKQSGNEDESEALFDKAAEYWKQAIRIAPNNYIEAQNWLKTTGRSEMDVFF, from the coding sequence ATGCCCAGAACACAGCGCAACGATAATTTCATCGACAAAAGCTTTACGGTGATGGCCGATATCATCCTCAAAATTCTGCCCACCAATAACCGTTCCAAAGAAGCCTTTGCCTATTATCGCGATGGGATGTCGGCCCAAGCCGATGGGGAATATTCCGAAGCCCTCGAAAACTACGAAGAAGCCCTAAGACTCGAAGATGACCCCAATGATCGTAGCTATATCCTCTACAATATGGGCCTGATCTACGCCAGCAACGGCGATCACCACAAAGCTTTAGAACTCTACCACGAAGCCATTGATCTCAATCCCCGGATGCCCCAGGCTCTAAATAACATTGCTGTGGTCTATCACTACCAAGGCGAAAAAGCAAAGCAATCTGGCAATGAAGACGAATCAGAAGCGCTCTTTGATAAGGCCGCAGAATATTGGAAGCAGGCGATCCGCATCGCGCCGAACAACTACATCGAAGCGCAAAACTGGCTGAAAACCACCGGTCGCTCGGAAATGGACGTCTTTTTCTAA
- the lgt gene encoding prolipoprotein diacylglyceryl transferase yields MIFAWQFQSPGPILFEVGNFAIRWYGLLIAIAVLIGVNLSQFLAKRRGIKPELLADYVIWGIIGAIPCARLYYVLFQWRSYADRPQDIIAIWQGGIAIHGAILGGVIAALIFCRLNRLSFWQLGDLIAPALILGQAIGRWGNFFNSEAFGAPTDLPWKLYIPLQNRPLNLVEYEYFHPTFLYESVWNLGVFALLLYLFFWGLRHGDRLKTGTIFLAYWIAYSAGRVWIEGLRTDSLMLGGIRVAQLVSLTGMALGILGLVWLYVLKRRLPDVRSPRELRGAEAIPENSET; encoded by the coding sequence ATGATCTTCGCTTGGCAGTTCCAATCCCCTGGCCCCATTTTGTTTGAGGTGGGTAATTTTGCAATCCGTTGGTATGGTCTTTTAATCGCGATCGCCGTGTTGATCGGGGTGAATCTCTCTCAATTTTTGGCAAAGCGACGGGGGATTAAACCGGAGTTACTAGCCGATTACGTCATTTGGGGAATTATTGGGGCGATTCCCTGCGCGCGACTGTATTATGTGCTATTTCAATGGCGCAGCTACGCCGATCGTCCCCAGGATATTATTGCGATCTGGCAAGGGGGTATCGCGATCCACGGGGCGATCCTTGGCGGTGTAATTGCGGCCTTAATTTTTTGTCGCTTGAATCGCCTGTCTTTTTGGCAACTGGGGGATTTAATTGCGCCTGCTTTGATTTTGGGGCAAGCCATTGGTCGCTGGGGAAATTTTTTCAATTCGGAAGCCTTTGGGGCACCAACCGATTTACCTTGGAAGCTTTATATTCCCCTCCAAAATCGCCCTTTAAACCTTGTGGAATATGAATATTTTCACCCGACTTTCCTCTATGAATCTGTCTGGAATCTTGGGGTTTTTGCATTACTCCTCTATTTATTTTTCTGGGGTTTGCGCCATGGCGATCGCCTCAAAACAGGCACAATTTTTCTTGCCTACTGGATTGCCTACAGTGCTGGTCGCGTCTGGATCGAAGGCTTGCGCACTGACAGCTTGATGCTTGGTGGGATTCGCGTTGCCCAATTGGTCAGTTTGACAGGAATGGCCCTCGGTATTTTGGGATTAGTCTGGTTATATGTCCTGAAACGACGCTTACCCGATGTGCGATCGCCGCGGGAATTGCGAGGGGCAGAAGCTATCCCAGAAAATTCCGAGACTTAA
- a CDS encoding type II toxin-antitoxin system HicA family toxin translates to MKRKNSKTLALIFQRPISGNIAWSDIEALFLELGADISERSGSRVAVILFGEVRVFHRPHPSPTTDKGAVASIRKWLESHGVKP, encoded by the coding sequence ATGAAGCGTAAAAACAGTAAAACCCTAGCGCTTATTTTCCAAAGGCCCATCAGTGGCAACATTGCCTGGTCTGACATCGAAGCACTCTTTCTGGAACTAGGAGCAGACATTTCTGAGAGGAGTGGCTCACGAGTTGCGGTGATTCTCTTTGGTGAAGTGCGGGTTTTTCATCGACCTCACCCTTCCCCTACAACTGATAAAGGAGCCGTTGCCAGTATTCGGAAATGGTTAGAATCCCACGGAGTAAAGCCATGA
- the thyD gene encoding thylakoid membrane protein ThyD, whose translation MKIAITGATGLVGQRSVERLYPAHELLVLTRSEAKAQGIFPASVYPKLKIVAYTPTESGPWQDCISGCDAVVNLAGAPIAEQRWTPSYKQEIHHSRQGGTEKIVEAIAKANQKPQVLINPSAVGYYGTSETAIYTETSPPGNDFLADVCQAWETAALEAQNHGTRTVILRFGIVLAKEGGALAKMILAFNTFVGGPLGTGKQWVSWIHRDDLVSLIEMALTQADWQGTYNGTAPNPVTMETLAQTLGSVMKRPAWLPVPGFVLELLLSDGAKVVLEGQKVLPKRTEEAGFQFKFPDLKAALVDLLAS comes from the coding sequence ATGAAAATTGCGATTACCGGTGCAACAGGTCTTGTGGGGCAACGTTCGGTTGAGCGTTTGTACCCTGCCCATGAGCTTTTAGTCTTGACCCGCAGTGAGGCCAAAGCCCAAGGCATCTTTCCGGCTTCTGTCTATCCAAAGCTCAAGATTGTGGCCTATACCCCCACGGAGTCAGGCCCCTGGCAGGACTGTATCTCTGGCTGTGATGCGGTGGTGAATCTGGCTGGGGCTCCCATTGCGGAACAACGGTGGACACCAAGCTATAAGCAGGAAATTCACCATAGTCGCCAGGGGGGGACAGAAAAGATCGTCGAGGCGATCGCCAAAGCCAATCAAAAACCCCAGGTACTCATTAATCCCTCCGCCGTCGGCTATTACGGCACCAGTGAAACCGCCATCTACACTGAAACAAGCCCTCCCGGTAACGACTTTCTCGCAGACGTTTGTCAAGCATGGGAAACTGCGGCCCTAGAAGCCCAAAACCACGGCACTCGTACCGTCATTCTCCGGTTTGGGATTGTCCTCGCCAAAGAAGGAGGAGCCCTCGCCAAGATGATTCTCGCTTTTAATACCTTTGTCGGCGGCCCCCTCGGCACAGGTAAACAATGGGTTTCTTGGATTCACCGCGATGATCTCGTTAGCTTGATTGAAATGGCCCTTACCCAAGCCGATTGGCAAGGCACCTACAACGGCACTGCCCCCAATCCAGTCACCATGGAAACCCTCGCCCAGACCCTAGGATCTGTAATGAAACGTCCTGCTTGGCTCCCAGTACCGGGCTTTGTTTTAGAATTACTCCTCAGCGATGGTGCGAAAGTCGTATTAGAAGGGCAAAAAGTGCTACCCAAACGAACCGAAGAGGCTGGCTTCCAGTTTAAATTTCCGGATCTCAAAGCTGCCCTGGTTGATTTACTGGCTAGTTAA
- a CDS encoding DUF4168 domain-containing protein: protein MLLPRRFQDYLLGSCLTLSALGLGLAPQLTLKPEILGWQNQAIAQQPSTADINRYAEAYLAIYGNNSMDNLLLEVENLIGRKPDWEIRCDQPQSINRLNNRAAIGKVRNYCNNVLPNLIDDIMPRSTFNRISNQLPNNPTLQEQIQDAMFDILKQKQGGR from the coding sequence ATGCTTTTACCCCGTCGCTTCCAAGATTATTTGCTGGGCAGTTGCCTTACCCTCAGCGCCCTGGGCTTGGGGCTAGCGCCCCAATTAACCCTCAAACCGGAAATTCTTGGCTGGCAAAATCAGGCGATCGCCCAACAACCGAGCACCGCAGACATTAATCGCTATGCCGAAGCCTATCTGGCGATCTACGGCAATAACAGCATGGATAATCTCTTGTTGGAAGTCGAAAATCTCATTGGCCGCAAACCGGACTGGGAAATTCGCTGCGATCAGCCCCAGAGTATTAACCGTCTCAATAACCGTGCCGCCATTGGGAAAGTGCGTAACTACTGCAACAATGTTTTGCCCAACCTCATTGACGACATTATGCCCCGCAGCACCTTTAATCGCATTAGTAATCAGTTGCCCAATAATCCGACTCTCCAGGAACAAATTCAAGACGCCATGTTCGATATTCTCAAACAAAAACAAGGCGGCCGTTAA
- a CDS encoding type II toxin-antitoxin system HicB family antitoxin produces MNMMILDGYRAKIEYDPELDLFRGEILGLNGGADFYGSNPEELRQEFKNSLAVFLEVCKEKGISPIKEYSGRFNLRVSPELHREIAILTASKNTSINKWITEVLQEAVQSTDYAQ; encoded by the coding sequence ATGAACATGATGATTCTTGATGGTTATCGAGCAAAAATTGAATATGACCCAGAACTTGACTTATTTCGCGGTGAAATCTTGGGGTTAAATGGTGGCGCAGATTTCTATGGCAGCAATCCCGAAGAACTCCGCCAGGAATTTAAAAATTCCCTCGCAGTATTTCTCGAAGTTTGTAAAGAAAAAGGCATTAGCCCCATCAAAGAATATTCAGGACGCTTTAACCTACGAGTTTCACCAGAGCTACACCGTGAAATCGCAATTTTGACGGCCAGCAAAAATACCAGCATCAATAAGTGGATTACCGAAGTTCTGCAGGAAGCGGTGCAATCTACTGATTATGCCCAATAA
- the psbD gene encoding photosystem II D2 protein (photosystem q(a) protein), whose protein sequence is MTIAVGRAPQERGWFDVLDDWLKRDRFVFVGWSGILLFPCAFMALGGWLTGTTFVTSWYTHGLASSYLEGCNFLTVAVSSPADSLGHSLLFLWGPEANWNFARWCQLGGLWSFVALHGAFGLIGFMLRQFEIARLVGIRPYNAIAFSGPIAVFVSVFLMYPLGQSSWFFAPSFGVAGIFRFILFLQGFHNWTLNPFHMMGVAGILGGALLCAIHGATVENTLFEDSDQANTFRAFEPTQAEETYSMVTANRFWSQIFGIAFSNKRWLHFFMLFVPVTGLWMSSVGIVGLALNLRAYDFVSQEIRAAEDPEFETFYTKNILLNEGMRAWMAPQDQIHEQFVFPEEVLPRGNAL, encoded by the coding sequence ATGACTATTGCAGTCGGACGCGCGCCCCAGGAACGAGGCTGGTTTGATGTCCTCGATGACTGGTTGAAGCGAGATCGATTTGTCTTCGTCGGTTGGTCCGGTATCCTCCTGTTCCCCTGCGCCTTCATGGCTCTCGGTGGCTGGTTGACTGGTACCACCTTCGTTACTTCTTGGTACACCCACGGATTAGCCTCTTCTTATCTCGAAGGGTGTAACTTCCTGACTGTTGCTGTATCCAGCCCTGCTGACAGCCTCGGTCACTCCCTCCTTTTCCTCTGGGGCCCCGAAGCCAACTGGAACTTTGCCCGTTGGTGCCAACTCGGTGGACTCTGGAGCTTTGTTGCCCTCCACGGTGCTTTTGGTCTGATCGGCTTCATGCTGCGTCAGTTTGAAATTGCCCGTCTGGTGGGTATCCGCCCCTACAATGCGATCGCCTTCTCTGGCCCCATCGCGGTATTCGTCAGTGTATTCCTGATGTACCCCTTGGGTCAGTCTAGCTGGTTCTTTGCCCCCAGCTTTGGTGTCGCTGGTATCTTCCGTTTCATTCTGTTCTTACAAGGTTTCCACAACTGGACGCTCAACCCCTTCCACATGATGGGTGTTGCGGGGATTCTCGGTGGAGCGCTGCTCTGTGCGATCCACGGGGCAACGGTAGAGAACACCCTGTTTGAAGACAGTGACCAAGCAAATACCTTCCGCGCTTTTGAGCCGACCCAGGCAGAAGAAACCTACTCGATGGTGACCGCGAACCGTTTCTGGTCTCAGATTTTCGGGATTGCGTTTTCCAACAAGCGTTGGTTGCACTTCTTCATGCTGTTTGTGCCGGTGACTGGGTTGTGGATGAGTTCTGTGGGGATTGTGGGTTTGGCATTAAACCTGCGTGCCTATGACTTTGTATCCCAGGAAATCCGCGCGGCGGAAGACCCCGAATTTGAAACGTTCTACACGAAGAATATTCTGTTGAACGAAGGTATGCGTGCATGGATGGCACCGCAAGACCAAATTCACGAACAATTTGTATTCCCTGAGGAGGTATTACCCCGTGGTAACGCTCTCTAA
- the holA gene encoding DNA polymerase III subunit delta codes for MAVYFFWGEDDFAIAQAVDQIKQSVLDPAWLSFNFQTYDGSKEESIIDALDEVMTPPFGMGGRLIWLNEATLCQSCSDSLLQELHRTLPVIPESSHLLMTSRKKPDKRLKSTKFIQEHAKVWEFSPIPPWQTEALADRVKATARELGVNLDRPATELLGEAVGNDTRRLWNELEKLKIYQGSRTQPLTKVEIQQLVAATNQNSLQLCEAIREGNGGLAIQLVGELLAQNEPALRIVATLIGQFRMWTIIKVMIEAGERDDQAIAKLADLKNPKRLYFLKKEISRLRGQQLLKTLPILLELEAGLKQGAIAEEILPTKILELCQHFR; via the coding sequence ATGGCGGTGTATTTTTTCTGGGGAGAGGATGATTTTGCGATCGCCCAAGCGGTGGATCAGATTAAGCAATCGGTTTTAGATCCAGCTTGGCTATCGTTTAATTTTCAGACCTACGACGGCAGTAAAGAGGAAAGTATTATTGATGCGCTGGATGAGGTGATGACGCCGCCCTTTGGCATGGGAGGACGGTTAATTTGGCTGAATGAAGCGACGTTGTGCCAATCTTGCTCGGATAGTCTTTTGCAGGAATTGCACCGGACATTACCCGTGATTCCCGAAAGTTCACACCTGTTAATGACGAGCCGTAAAAAACCAGATAAGCGGCTAAAATCGACAAAATTTATCCAGGAACACGCGAAAGTATGGGAGTTTTCGCCGATTCCCCCGTGGCAGACGGAAGCCCTAGCAGATCGCGTTAAAGCAACAGCGCGGGAATTGGGGGTGAATTTAGATCGACCAGCAACGGAATTGCTCGGTGAAGCGGTGGGCAATGATACGCGACGGCTCTGGAATGAGTTAGAAAAGCTCAAAATTTATCAGGGGAGCCGGACGCAACCGTTAACAAAAGTAGAAATTCAGCAACTGGTGGCAGCAACGAACCAAAATAGTTTGCAACTCTGTGAGGCGATCCGGGAAGGCAATGGTGGTTTAGCGATTCAATTGGTGGGGGAACTGTTGGCGCAAAATGAGCCTGCCCTGCGGATTGTGGCGACGTTGATCGGTCAATTCCGGATGTGGACAATTATTAAGGTAATGATCGAAGCTGGGGAACGGGACGATCAGGCGATCGCCAAACTAGCAGATCTCAAGAATCCCAAACGATTATATTTTCTGAAAAAAGAAATTTCCCGGTTGCGGGGTCAGCAACTGCTAAAAACCCTACCGATTTTGTTAGAACTCGAAGCCGGACTGAAACAAGGGGCGATCGCCGAGGAAATTCTCCCGACTAAAATTCTCGAACTCTGTCAGCATTTCCGCTAA
- a CDS encoding DUF2470 domain-containing protein, with protein sequence MSEIITSAVSDRICNHMNKDHGDAVLLYAKHFGQCHRAEAAKMLSLDETGMALEVTDTTGTEAVRIPFPKTLANAKEAHTVLVEMMQAAQGNPT encoded by the coding sequence ATGTCTGAAATTATTACCTCCGCCGTGAGCGATCGCATTTGTAACCACATGAACAAAGACCATGGCGACGCGGTTCTCCTGTACGCGAAACATTTTGGCCAGTGTCATCGCGCAGAAGCCGCAAAAATGTTGTCCCTGGATGAAACGGGGATGGCCCTTGAAGTGACCGACACCACCGGCACAGAAGCGGTACGCATCCCTTTTCCAAAAACTTTAGCCAATGCTAAGGAGGCCCACACTGTGTTAGTGGAAATGATGCAAGCAGCCCAAGGCAATCCCACCTAA
- a CDS encoding efflux RND transporter periplasmic adaptor subunit, translating to MGASRSDWRSPVVLGLVVSCAVSLSGCGGPPPQAQTPQGVPVKFETLDSDLLATTTEYVGVLEADNLVTLKPEVDGIIQAIQIQEGDTVTAGTPILTLKSERSQASLQQAIAGVEAARAAQANAEAQLSAVNAEKLETQADLKLREQDLQRIKSLVDTGALPQRDLDQSQRDLEVAKARLNTINQRIKAAQASVNQAKATLRQSSNTVAIANEDLRETQVTAPVAGTIGDLTVQQGDYLEQGATIATIAQNTRLSLNFFVPIEQAPDLRLSLPVELIDYRTLETVGRGQVSFISPEVDFTSQTILAKASFDNPDNRLFTGQLVKAKLILSQQTGVSVPVTAVSRIGAETFVFVTAPNPDAQGENDPPLIAVQKSVTLGAIEGDRYQVLEGLTTGEQVITTGILNLTDGTPVFPQTEEVFQ from the coding sequence ATGGGTGCGTCCCGGAGTGATTGGCGATCGCCAGTGGTCTTAGGTCTAGTTGTCAGCTGTGCCGTGAGCCTTAGTGGTTGTGGTGGGCCACCGCCCCAAGCCCAAACTCCCCAGGGAGTACCGGTAAAATTTGAAACCTTAGATTCAGATCTGCTCGCCACTACCACTGAATACGTGGGGGTTTTAGAAGCGGATAATCTCGTGACCCTCAAGCCAGAAGTAGACGGTATTATTCAAGCCATTCAAATCCAAGAGGGGGATACTGTCACGGCAGGAACGCCCATTTTGACCCTCAAGTCAGAACGCAGTCAGGCTTCTTTGCAACAGGCGATCGCTGGGGTAGAAGCAGCCCGGGCCGCCCAAGCAAATGCCGAAGCCCAACTCAGTGCTGTCAATGCGGAAAAACTAGAGACCCAAGCCGACTTAAAACTCCGGGAACAGGATCTCCAACGGATTAAAAGCCTAGTGGATACCGGGGCTTTACCCCAGCGGGATCTCGACCAGAGCCAACGGGATCTAGAGGTGGCCAAGGCGCGGCTAAATACCATCAATCAACGGATCAAGGCTGCCCAAGCAAGTGTAAATCAAGCCAAAGCCACCCTCCGCCAATCAAGCAATACGGTGGCGATCGCCAATGAAGATCTCCGGGAAACCCAAGTGACAGCCCCCGTTGCGGGCACCATCGGCGACTTAACCGTGCAACAAGGAGACTACCTCGAACAGGGAGCCACCATTGCCACCATTGCCCAAAATACACGCCTAAGTCTTAACTTTTTTGTGCCCATCGAGCAGGCCCCCGATCTGCGTCTCTCCCTCCCCGTCGAGCTGATCGACTACCGCACCCTCGAAACCGTGGGTCGGGGTCAAGTAAGTTTTATTTCCCCAGAAGTAGACTTTACCTCCCAAACCATCTTGGCGAAGGCCAGCTTCGATAATCCTGACAATCGCCTTTTCACAGGGCAACTGGTCAAGGCCAAACTGATTCTGAGTCAGCAAACCGGGGTTTCGGTGCCTGTCACGGCTGTATCCCGCATTGGCGCAGAAACTTTTGTCTTTGTCACTGCCCCCAATCCCGACGCCCAAGGGGAAAACGATCCCCCCCTGATTGCCGTCCAAAAATCCGTCACGTTAGGCGCCATTGAAGGCGATCGCTATCAAGTGTTAGAAGGATTAACCACCGGGGAACAGGTGATTACCACGGGCATTCTCAATTTGACTGACGGCACCCCTGTCTTCCCCCAAACCGAAGAAGTCTTCCAGTAA
- the queF gene encoding preQ(1) synthase — protein sequence MGQTTEAQSLKYGEREIENGELITFPNPRPGRRYTINITLPEYTCKCPFSGYPDFATIYITYVPDQKVVELKAIKLYINSYRDRYISHEEAVNQILDDLVAACDPLEMTIKGDYQPRGNVHTVIEVTHTKEQA from the coding sequence ATGGGCCAGACCACAGAAGCACAGTCCCTAAAGTACGGGGAGCGCGAAATTGAAAACGGTGAGCTGATTACCTTCCCGAATCCCCGCCCCGGACGTCGCTATACCATTAACATCACCCTGCCGGAATACACTTGTAAATGTCCTTTTTCTGGCTATCCGGACTTCGCAACGATTTACATTACCTATGTACCGGATCAGAAAGTGGTGGAGTTAAAAGCGATCAAGCTTTACATCAACAGTTACCGCGATCGCTATATTTCCCACGAAGAAGCAGTTAATCAAATTCTCGATGACCTGGTCGCGGCCTGTGATCCCCTCGAAATGACGATCAAAGGAGACTACCAGCCCCGTGGTAATGTGCATACTGTCATTGAAGTTACCCACACCAAAGAACAAGCATGA
- a CDS encoding HNH endonuclease has translation MAKVLVLNASYEPLNITSWRRAVVLLLKDKAESLEHNGRVIYQNFPLPTVIRLRHYIKVPYREIPLTRKNILERDRHTCQYCRKRGEQLTLDHIIPRSRGGVDSWENLVTACMRCNVRKGNRTPKEAEMELLIQPRKPHSSLYFELLKYTRDDLNHEWRKYVIGIN, from the coding sequence ATGGCCAAGGTATTGGTGCTAAATGCCTCTTATGAGCCGCTCAACATTACCAGTTGGCGTCGGGCAGTGGTGCTGTTGCTCAAAGACAAGGCCGAAAGCCTAGAACACAATGGCCGCGTCATTTACCAGAATTTTCCTCTCCCCACTGTCATTCGCCTGCGTCACTATATTAAAGTGCCCTACCGCGAGATTCCCCTCACTCGCAAAAATATTCTGGAACGCGATCGCCACACCTGCCAATATTGCCGTAAGCGTGGCGAGCAACTGACCCTCGACCACATTATTCCGCGATCGCGGGGCGGCGTAGACAGTTGGGAAAACCTCGTCACTGCCTGTATGCGTTGCAATGTTCGTAAGGGCAATCGCACCCCCAAAGAAGCGGAAATGGAGTTACTGATCCAGCCGCGCAAACCCCACAGTAGCCTTTATTTCGAGCTTTTGAAATACACCCGGGATGATCTCAACCACGAATGGCGCAAATATGTGATCGGCATTAACTAA